Proteins found in one Kwoniella bestiolae CBS 10118 chromosome 1, complete sequence genomic segment:
- a CDS encoding mitochondrial 54S ribosomal protein bL31m, with protein MSSSILRPSSSKLTSLRPIIQSRAKHTHSTPQSLWQSRTHLNPPPSVPPPMVPTYPMRVILSDGSTFTAYTTAPTPSTKKLTRDVLNNPLWSPASERKGLGEGEEGRVGRFRKRFEGIAMEEEQASVEVKKEEAFGSGDLDWMSEGGVEEKISEKQRNPVKAGKGKGKKK; from the coding sequence ATgtcatcctccatcctccgtccctcctcatccaagctcacctccttACGTCCGATAATACAATCTCGAGCGAAACACACACATTCCACCCCTCAATCATTATGGCAATCCCGAACACACCTCAACCCTCCGCCATCCGTGCCACCGCCTATGGTCCCTACTTACCCCATGCGAGTGATCCTATCGGACGGTTCAACATTTACGGCTTACACCACGGCCCCTACCCCTTCGACAAAGAAACTCACTCGAGATGTACTGAATAACCCGCTTTGGTCACCCGCAAGCGAAAGAAagggattgggagaaggtgaagaaggtagagTAGGAAGGTTCAggaagaggtttgagggTATTGcgatggaggaggaacaagCTAGTGTAGAGGtcaagaaggaggaagcatTTGGATCAGGAGATTTGGATTGGATGTCTGAAGGTGGtgtagaagagaagattagtgagaagcagaggaatCCTGTGAAAGctgggaaaggaaagggcaagaagaagtAA
- a CDS encoding mitochondrial 37S ribosomal protein mS35: MSLSKAPLRSLPSSSSVRPILRSFSSSASSLNAKPDSSAPDSSPQAIFPDTPAAPSSALAKKGKPWSVMNTPKFDFDDATSLGWMRMFRIQEGEGLVRKIEEDRAALRAANKTTFTPPTSSIRLTSTIDLSSPSSKFHTKAVLLVPVSSLNLSSTDAIQRIKLLAGPRWTPGRPGREEFLPNGGALAESEEGKEGWIKIAEERFGNTQQNRIEVSNILDRLVVAANDPKSPLPADIPLDTRHLLARHRKKRSRQNPFSWSPDQTHLKKQQVVGGVKGYPIEWIPVDLREKALKKQ, encoded by the exons ATGTCTCTTTCGAAAGCACCGCTGCGCTCTCTGccgtcttcctcatccgtcAGGCCGATCCTGCgttcattctcctcatccgcTTCATCTCTTAATGCCAAACCAGATTCTTCAGCACCCGACTCTTCACCTCAGGCAATCTTCCCCGATACACCTGCAGCACCTTCAAGTGCTCTTGCCAAAAAGGGCAAGCCATGGTCAGTGATGAACACCCCTAAATTCGACTTTGACGATGCTACATCTCTCGGTTGGATGAGAATGTTTAGGATACAGGAGGGCGAAGGGTTGGTACGCAAGATTGAGGAGGACAGGGCAGCTCTTAGAG CTGCCAACAAAACCACTTTTACCCCTCCCACTTCATCCATTCGACTGACCAGCACCATTGATCtttcctcaccatcatccaaattCCATACCAAAGCGGTCCTTCTAGTACCCGTATCCTCactcaacctctcttccacaGATGCTATCCAGCGCATCAAACTTCTTGCGGGACCAAGATGGACTCCCGGTAGACCAGGTAGAGAAGAGTTTTTGCCCAATGGTGGTGCTCTCGCCGAGtctgaagaaggtaaagaaggtTGGATCAAAATAGCAGAGGAGAGATTTGGAAACACTCAACAGAATAGGATAGAAGTCTCAAACATACTTGATAGACTGGTTGTCGCTGCAAAT GACCCAAAATCACCTTTACCCGCTGACATACCTCTTGACACTCGACACCTCCTCGCTCGTCATCGAAAGAAGCGAAGCAGGCAGAATCCCTTTTCCTGGTCTCCTGATCAAACACATTTGAAGAAGCAGCAGGTCGTTGGGGGTGTGAAAGGATACCCGATAGAATGGATACCAGTAGACCTGAGGGAGAAGGCCTTGAAGAAGCAGTAG